Proteins encoded in a region of the Oceanibaculum nanhaiense genome:
- a CDS encoding M23 family metallopeptidase, whose translation MRGRILAVIATAAVLGIGYFAQDLAARDAQPSPRDAYPVTQRPQVAATPSFPAAAQVGTQAATPAERTASRGSSAEQARDWTWLSRWFGDGDNASRPGGFAERELDPSTYAHLASTRLPEGVVAALQRAPTEQVVTVKRGDTLMKLLVDAGIERGEAHQAIEGLSSVYDPRQLRPGQDITLTFLPPASLKLPLEIEIERKSALLGLALQPDVAREVQVRRDGNGGFAAEQIEFPLQTVTVLRGGRINSSLYETAIDAGIPIAALWEMVRAFSFDVDFQRDIQPGDRFDILFEELRNEAGDVVNTGAVHYASMTLSGKTMPIYRFEPRPGEFDFYDPRGESVRKALLRTPIDGARLSSGYGMRRHPVLGYGKMHRGIDFAAPTGTPIMAAGSGTVAKAQWFGAYGRYVSIRHNSEFSTAYAHMSRIAPGIKPGGRVQQGQVIGYVGTTGRSTGPHLHYEVLKGGGQVNPMNVKFPAGEKLEGKDFARFQKERQGVERQIADLRREMQVASRPGSASGSAKAACREEKPDIC comes from the coding sequence ATGAGGGGACGGATTCTGGCCGTGATCGCGACGGCGGCGGTGCTCGGGATCGGCTATTTCGCGCAGGATCTGGCCGCGCGCGATGCGCAGCCGTCCCCGCGCGACGCGTATCCGGTCACGCAGCGGCCGCAGGTCGCAGCCACGCCGAGCTTCCCCGCAGCCGCCCAGGTGGGCACCCAGGCAGCCACCCCGGCTGAGCGCACCGCTTCGCGCGGTTCCAGCGCCGAGCAGGCGCGCGACTGGACCTGGCTCAGCCGCTGGTTCGGCGACGGTGACAATGCCAGTCGGCCGGGCGGTTTCGCCGAGCGTGAGCTTGACCCCAGCACCTATGCCCATCTCGCCTCCACCCGCCTGCCCGAGGGTGTGGTCGCCGCGCTACAGCGCGCGCCCACCGAACAGGTGGTGACGGTAAAGCGCGGCGACACGCTGATGAAGCTGCTGGTCGATGCTGGCATCGAGCGCGGCGAGGCGCATCAGGCGATTGAGGGGCTGAGCAGCGTCTACGATCCGCGCCAGCTACGCCCCGGCCAGGACATCACCCTGACCTTCCTGCCGCCGGCCAGCCTGAAGCTGCCGCTGGAGATCGAGATCGAGCGCAAGAGCGCGCTGCTCGGCCTCGCGCTGCAGCCCGATGTGGCGCGCGAGGTGCAGGTGCGCCGCGACGGCAATGGCGGTTTCGCCGCCGAACAGATCGAATTCCCGCTTCAGACGGTGACCGTGCTGCGCGGCGGACGCATCAATTCCAGCCTGTACGAGACCGCCATCGATGCCGGCATCCCGATCGCCGCACTGTGGGAAATGGTGCGGGCCTTCAGCTTCGATGTCGATTTCCAGCGCGACATCCAGCCCGGCGACCGCTTCGACATATTGTTCGAGGAGCTGCGCAACGAGGCGGGCGACGTGGTGAACACCGGCGCCGTGCACTATGCCAGCATGACGCTGTCCGGGAAGACCATGCCGATCTACCGCTTCGAGCCGCGGCCCGGCGAGTTCGACTTCTACGATCCGCGCGGCGAATCGGTGCGCAAGGCCCTGCTGCGCACGCCGATCGACGGTGCCCGCCTGTCCTCCGGCTACGGCATGCGCCGACACCCGGTCCTCGGCTATGGCAAAATGCATCGCGGCATCGATTTCGCCGCCCCCACCGGCACGCCGATCATGGCGGCCGGCAGCGGCACAGTCGCCAAGGCGCAATGGTTCGGCGCCTACGGCCGCTATGTCAGCATCCGCCACAACAGCGAATTCTCCACCGCCTATGCGCATATGAGCCGCATCGCCCCGGGCATCAAGCCGGGCGGACGGGTGCAGCAGGGCCAGGTGATCGGCTATGTCGGCACCACCGGCCGCTCGACCGGACCGCATCTGCATTACGAAGTGCTGAAGGGCGGCGGCCAGGTGAATCCGATGAATGTGAAATTCCCGGCCGGCGAGAAGCTGGAGGGAAAGGATTTCGCCCGCTTCCAGAAGGAACGGCAGGGTGTGGAGCGGCAGATCGCCGACCTCCGGCGCGAGATGCAGGTGGCGTCGCGCCCCGGATCCGCCTCTGGTTCGGCAAAAGCGGCCTGCCGCGAGGAAAAGCCCGACATCTGCTGA
- a CDS encoding glutathione S-transferase family protein: MYLLYGGPGNANLAPHAALQEAGLAEGTDYRFVKLDLKAGDNRKPDYLKLNPHGVVPALVIEQPGSSRVICESAAILMHIADLFPQAGLAPAPGSAERAAYYQWITYLTNTVQARFMNFYHADYFIDGEAGQAAVKAKADTALKEHFAYIDGKLSAAGPYLLGEAFSAADLYLFMLTRWGRNLSRPARDFPQVGKHFERVLARAAVRRTLAIEGIS, encoded by the coding sequence ATGTATCTTCTCTATGGCGGTCCCGGCAATGCCAATCTGGCGCCGCACGCGGCGCTGCAGGAAGCCGGGCTGGCCGAGGGGACGGACTACCGCTTCGTGAAGCTGGACCTGAAGGCCGGCGACAACCGCAAGCCCGACTATCTGAAGCTGAACCCGCATGGCGTGGTGCCGGCACTGGTGATCGAGCAGCCGGGCAGCAGCCGGGTGATCTGCGAATCGGCGGCGATCCTGATGCACATCGCCGATCTTTTCCCGCAAGCCGGCCTGGCACCCGCGCCGGGCAGCGCCGAACGCGCCGCGTACTATCAATGGATCACCTACCTGACCAACACGGTGCAGGCGCGCTTCATGAATTTCTACCATGCCGATTATTTCATCGATGGCGAAGCCGGGCAGGCGGCGGTGAAGGCGAAGGCCGACACCGCGCTGAAGGAGCATTTCGCCTATATCGACGGCAAGCTGTCGGCCGCCGGCCCCTACCTGCTGGGCGAGGCGTTCAGCGCCGCCGATCTGTACCTGTTCATGCTGACGCGCTGGGGCCGCAACCTCTCCCGTCCGGCGCGCGACTTCCCGCAAGTGGGCAAGCATTTCGAGCGCGTGCTGGCCCGCGCCGCCGTGCGCCGCACGCTGGCCATCGAAGGCATCAGCTAG
- a CDS encoding DUF4170 domain-containing protein produces the protein MAKYWVVGGEYKDTSFNELARGEEQRFGPFDNYELAKKEWANRTWANVDDAHMRFRIIEEDGRAYWVVGGIYTDTSFTQMANGGPEERHGPFDAYEQAKKAWQEKAWSTVDDCNARFRIERL, from the coding sequence ATGGCGAAATACTGGGTGGTCGGCGGCGAGTACAAGGACACCTCCTTCAACGAGCTGGCGCGCGGCGAGGAGCAGCGCTTCGGCCCGTTCGACAATTACGAACTGGCGAAGAAGGAATGGGCCAACCGCACCTGGGCCAATGTGGATGACGCCCATATGCGCTTCCGCATCATCGAGGAGGATGGCCGCGCCTATTGGGTGGTCGGAGGCATCTATACCGACACCAGCTTCACCCAGATGGCAAATGGCGGGCCGGAGGAGCGGCACGGCCCGTTCGACGCCTATGAGCAGGCCAAGAAGGCCTGGCAGGAAAAGGCCTGGTCCACGGTGGATGATTGTAACGCCCGCTTCCGCATTGAGCGGCTGTAG